One Marinobacter panjinensis DNA window includes the following coding sequences:
- a CDS encoding PilN domain-containing protein, with translation MAKINLRPWREELRAEKQKQFVVMILGAAIIAGGLVFLWKTDMDNRIAYQESRNAYIETATKQLDKQIKEIEDLKRKRDELLSRMQVIQDLQGKRPVIVRVFDELVRTLPDGLYYTSLKKTGERVDIVGMSESNSRISALMRRFEGSDWFNDPNLSNVAAADSARAGYSQFNLSVQQQTPEPEGEEK, from the coding sequence ATGGCAAAGATTAACCTCAGACCCTGGCGCGAAGAACTCCGGGCAGAAAAACAGAAACAGTTCGTGGTCATGATTCTGGGCGCGGCCATTATTGCAGGCGGCCTGGTGTTCCTGTGGAAAACGGATATGGATAACCGTATCGCCTACCAGGAGTCCAGGAACGCCTACATCGAAACCGCGACCAAACAGCTCGACAAACAGATCAAGGAAATCGAGGATCTCAAGCGCAAGCGTGACGAGCTGCTTTCGCGCATGCAGGTGATCCAGGATCTCCAGGGCAAGCGGCCGGTCATTGTGCGGGTATTCGATGAGCTGGTTCGTACATTACCGGATGGTCTGTACTACACCAGCCTGAAGAAAACCGGCGAACGTGTGGACATTGTCGGTATGTCGGAGTCCAACAGCCGCATATCGGCCCTGATGAGGCGTTTTGAAGGGTCCGACTGGTTCAACGACCCGAACCTTTCGAATGTCGCCGCCGCCGATAGTGCCCGTGCCGGGTACAGCCAGTTCAACCTGTCGGTTCAACAACAAACACCAGAGCCCGAAGGGGAGGAGAAGTAA
- a CDS encoding type 4a pilus biogenesis protein PilO — protein MSLADSLKSLNEFDINDLDVNNAGIWPAPIKAIVALIIFGLILGGGYWFFIKDQYAQLERVENAEQELRKRYEDKAYQVANLEVFKAQMEEMEETFGALVRQLPSETEVPGLLEDITNTALGSGLDLQEVKLQGEQQRDFYAELPINIRVTGTYHELASFVSSVASLPRIVTLHDLTIAPTGGGGEQLNMQVLARTYRYRAGE, from the coding sequence ATGAGCCTCGCGGACTCACTTAAAAGCCTCAATGAATTTGATATCAACGATCTGGATGTCAATAACGCTGGCATCTGGCCGGCACCCATCAAGGCAATCGTTGCGCTGATTATTTTCGGCCTGATTCTCGGTGGTGGCTACTGGTTCTTCATCAAGGACCAGTATGCCCAGCTCGAGCGGGTCGAGAATGCCGAGCAGGAGCTACGCAAGCGTTACGAAGACAAAGCCTATCAGGTCGCGAATCTTGAGGTCTTCAAGGCCCAGATGGAAGAAATGGAAGAAACGTTCGGCGCACTGGTAAGACAGCTACCCAGTGAAACCGAAGTGCCGGGGCTGCTTGAAGACATTACCAATACGGCATTGGGTAGCGGCCTTGATCTGCAAGAGGTCAAACTGCAGGGAGAGCAGCAGCGGGACTTCTACGCAGAGCTTCCGATCAATATCCGGGTAACAGGCACCTATCACGAGCTGGCAAGTTTCGTCAGCAGTGTGGCGAGCCTGCCTCGTATTGTGACGTTGCACGATCTAACCATAGCACCAACTGGCGGTGGCGGAGAGCAGCTGAATATGCAGGTTCTTGCACGTACCTACCGCTACCGGGCTGGAGAATGA
- a CDS encoding malic enzyme-like NAD(P)-binding protein: protein MSQDLKEAALEYHAKPRPGKLSVEITKPTKTSRDLSLAYSPGVAEPVREIAKDPENAYKYTAKGNLVAVISDGSAILGLGNLGPLASKPVMEGKGVLFKRFAGIDVFDIEVNSESPQAFIETVERIADTFGGINLEDIKAPECFEIERALIEKCNVPVFHDDQHGTAIVTAAGMINALELQGKKIEEAKVVCLGAGAAAIACMKLLISCGVRSENIFMLDRKGVIHSGREDLNQYKAMFANDTDKRTLDDAMDGADVFLGLSGPDLVTAEQLKLMAPNPIVFACSNPDPEISPEVALATRDDLIMATGRSDYPNQVNNVLGFPFIFRGALDVRATAINEEMKVAAVHAIRELAKEPVPQEICEAYDVASFEFGREYIIPKPMDVRLLEVVPAAVARAAVDSGVARNGYPAHYPLMSMDDII, encoded by the coding sequence ATGTCTCAAGATCTGAAAGAAGCAGCCCTTGAATATCACGCCAAGCCGCGGCCTGGTAAGCTGAGTGTTGAAATCACCAAGCCCACCAAGACCTCCCGCGACCTTTCCCTGGCGTACAGCCCCGGGGTTGCAGAGCCGGTCCGCGAGATCGCGAAGGACCCAGAGAACGCATACAAATATACTGCCAAGGGTAACCTGGTGGCCGTTATTTCTGACGGCTCCGCTATTCTTGGTCTGGGTAACCTCGGCCCCCTGGCGAGCAAGCCGGTAATGGAAGGCAAGGGCGTACTGTTCAAGCGCTTTGCCGGCATTGACGTCTTCGATATCGAAGTTAATTCCGAAAGTCCCCAGGCATTTATCGAAACGGTTGAGCGTATTGCTGACACCTTCGGTGGCATCAACCTGGAAGATATCAAGGCTCCCGAGTGTTTTGAAATTGAGCGGGCCTTGATTGAGAAGTGCAATGTGCCCGTCTTCCACGACGATCAGCACGGTACCGCCATCGTAACGGCGGCCGGCATGATTAACGCACTTGAGCTTCAGGGCAAGAAGATTGAAGAAGCCAAGGTCGTGTGTCTTGGTGCTGGTGCGGCAGCCATCGCCTGCATGAAGCTGCTGATTAGCTGCGGTGTGCGCTCCGAGAATATCTTCATGCTGGATCGTAAGGGTGTTATCCACTCTGGCCGTGAGGATCTGAACCAGTACAAGGCGATGTTCGCCAATGACACCGACAAGCGCACGCTAGATGATGCGATGGATGGTGCCGATGTCTTCCTTGGTCTTTCTGGCCCGGATCTGGTCACTGCTGAACAGCTCAAGCTGATGGCGCCGAATCCGATCGTGTTTGCCTGCTCTAATCCGGATCCCGAGATCAGCCCGGAAGTGGCTCTGGCCACCCGTGATGACCTGATCATGGCAACAGGTCGTTCCGATTATCCGAATCAGGTGAACAACGTGCTGGGCTTCCCGTTTATCTTCCGGGGTGCTCTGGACGTGCGGGCGACTGCGATCAATGAAGAAATGAAAGTGGCGGCGGTTCACGCGATTCGCGAACTGGCCAAGGAGCCGGTCCCTCAGGAAATCTGTGAAGCCTATGACGTTGCAAGCTTTGAGTTTGGTCGGGAATACATCATTCCCAAGCCGATGGATGTGCGCCTGCTGGAAGTTGTCCCAGCTGCGGTTGCGCGTGCAGCGGTTGACTCCGGCGTTGCTCGCAATGGCTATCCTGCCCATTACCCGCTGATGTCGATGGACGATATCATCTGA
- a CDS encoding pilus assembly protein PilM yields MFGLFGKKSSAVLGVDVSSSSVKLLELSKQGDRYKVESYAVEPLPANAVVEKNITDVEAVGEVLKRVASKSRTGVKQVAVAVSGSAVITKLIQMDGGLNEFEMEDQITLEADQYIPYPLDEVAIDFEVQGPSETNPDQVDVLLAACRKENVDIREDALEIASLTTKIVDVEAYALERAYSLIEPQLDSQGEELVVAIVDVGATMTTLSVLAEGKTVYTREQIFGGKQLTEEIQRRYGLSLEEAGLAKKQGGLPDDYESEVLTPFREAVVQQVARALQFFFGASQYNAVDYVVLAGGTASIQGLTEMVEEKTGTPTLVANPFADMAVGSRVNASSLSNDAPSLMIACGLAMRSFD; encoded by the coding sequence GTGTTCGGATTGTTCGGAAAAAAATCCAGTGCAGTACTCGGCGTGGATGTAAGTTCCAGCTCGGTCAAGTTACTGGAATTATCGAAGCAGGGTGACCGCTACAAGGTCGAGAGCTACGCAGTTGAGCCATTGCCGGCAAACGCTGTCGTAGAAAAAAACATCACGGATGTCGAGGCGGTGGGCGAAGTGCTCAAGCGCGTCGCGTCCAAATCCCGCACAGGCGTCAAGCAGGTAGCTGTGGCTGTCTCCGGTTCCGCCGTTATTACCAAGCTGATCCAGATGGACGGCGGTCTTAACGAGTTCGAGATGGAAGACCAGATCACACTGGAAGCTGACCAGTACATTCCGTATCCACTGGATGAAGTGGCTATCGACTTCGAGGTACAGGGGCCGTCGGAAACCAATCCCGATCAGGTTGACGTACTTCTTGCCGCGTGCAGGAAGGAAAACGTAGATATCCGCGAGGACGCGCTCGAGATTGCCTCGCTGACCACCAAGATAGTGGATGTTGAGGCCTACGCCCTTGAGCGCGCCTACTCACTTATTGAGCCCCAGCTTGATTCCCAGGGTGAAGAGCTTGTGGTTGCGATCGTGGATGTGGGTGCAACCATGACGACGCTCAGTGTGCTGGCTGAAGGCAAAACCGTATACACCCGCGAACAGATCTTCGGCGGCAAGCAGCTTACCGAAGAAATTCAGCGACGTTACGGGCTGTCTCTGGAAGAGGCGGGCCTTGCCAAGAAGCAGGGCGGCCTTCCGGACGACTATGAATCCGAAGTGTTGACTCCCTTCCGTGAGGCTGTTGTCCAGCAGGTTGCCAGGGCACTTCAATTCTTCTTCGGCGCTAGTCAGTACAATGCGGTTGACTACGTGGTCCTGGCAGGCGGTACGGCATCGATCCAGGGGCTGACAGAGATGGTTGAGGAAAAAACAGGCACGCCAACGCTGGTCGCAAATCCGTTTGCAGACATGGCGGTTGGCTCCAGGGTGAACGCATCCTCGCTGAGCAATGATGCGCCTTCACTCATGATTGCCTGCGGGCTGGCAATGAGGAGCTTTGACTGA
- the rpmE gene encoding 50S ribosomal protein L31 — protein sequence MKEGIHPKYEDINVTCSCGNAFKTRSTYTQDLQLDVCSQCHPFYTGKQKVMDTGGRIDRFQKRFGGRIGGKKD from the coding sequence ATGAAAGAAGGTATTCACCCCAAGTACGAAGACATCAACGTTACCTGCTCCTGCGGTAACGCCTTCAAGACCCGCTCTACCTACACTCAGGATCTGCAGCTGGATGTGTGTTCCCAGTGCCACCCATTCTACACTGGCAAGCAGAAAGTGATGGATACCGGCGGCCGCATCGATCGCTTCCAGAAGCGCTTCGGTGGTCGTATCGGCGGCAAGAAAGACTGA
- a CDS encoding penicillin-binding protein 1A, whose amino-acid sequence MSHLLRTSRLFAWLFLTGFSLATIVASGFYLYLRPGLPPVDQLLDIRLQTPLRVYSADERLIAEFGEKRRAPITIEQIPTIQLHAFLAAEDARFYEHFGVDFKGLMRAAIELVSTGEIQSGGSTITMQVAKNYFLSRDRTFIRKFNEILLALQIERELDKNRILELYLNKIYLGNRAYGIAAAAQVYYDKSVTELSLAEMAMLAGLPKAPSAYNPLANPSRAEARRNWILGRMRDLKYITPDAYELASTAPLTASYNAPSTGVDADHLAEMARAEMVRRFGDAAYTDGYEVTLTVDSKPQQAATRALRKGLEEYDQRHGFRGPVGQVDEDALEPDNLGNLMASYPMVGNLVPAVVTNVRDDDNEVDVYARQLGESVMTLSTMTWAKRYKTEDLTGPEPEKPSDVVTSGDIVYVKPMVIVTPEQPAGNGEVDSREDTDQPAGEIPEVKRVALSQIPMVEGALISLDAKTGAIEALAGGYSFSQNKFNRATSAQRQPGSTFKPFLYLSALEQGMTPATIYNDAPIVFDDSELETAWRPQNSSGQFYGPTRLREALYRSRNLVSVRLLQDLGIQNTIDYLEQLGIPTEDMQKDLSLALGSGLLTPMDLARGFAVIANGGYDVEPYFIRSISDINDEKIFEAPEVILCDKNCAQKKEDFVEEDAKARISRRLADERSVYILHSMMRDVIRLGTGRRALALGRDDISGKTGTTNEQRDTWFGGFNHDIATTVWVGFDQPQPLGRREFGASTALPIWLDYMKVALEGEPPSLMSRPNGIVNIRIDPETGKRARPGQEGAMFELFKEEDAPPALDPQDESSSGSDNGEDGGLSRQIF is encoded by the coding sequence ATGTCTCATTTGTTACGTACATCTCGCCTGTTTGCATGGCTTTTTCTCACTGGTTTCAGTCTCGCCACAATCGTGGCGTCAGGATTCTACCTTTATCTTCGTCCGGGGCTGCCTCCTGTCGATCAGCTCCTGGACATCAGGCTGCAGACCCCGTTGCGGGTATACAGCGCAGACGAGAGATTAATAGCAGAATTCGGTGAAAAGAGAAGGGCACCTATCACAATCGAACAGATCCCTACAATTCAGTTACATGCCTTTCTGGCAGCTGAGGACGCCCGTTTTTACGAGCACTTCGGGGTCGACTTCAAAGGCCTGATGCGGGCTGCCATCGAACTGGTCTCCACCGGAGAGATCCAGTCAGGGGGCAGTACCATCACAATGCAGGTTGCAAAAAATTACTTTTTGTCACGCGACCGGACGTTTATTCGCAAGTTCAACGAGATACTTCTGGCTCTTCAGATCGAGCGTGAACTGGATAAAAACCGCATTCTCGAGCTCTATCTCAACAAGATTTACCTGGGCAATCGCGCCTACGGGATTGCCGCCGCCGCCCAGGTTTATTACGACAAGTCCGTGACCGAACTTTCATTGGCCGAGATGGCCATGCTGGCAGGACTGCCCAAGGCACCATCGGCTTACAACCCGCTTGCCAATCCAAGTCGCGCTGAAGCTCGCAGAAACTGGATCCTGGGCCGCATGCGGGACCTGAAGTACATTACGCCAGACGCCTACGAGCTGGCCTCCACCGCCCCGCTGACTGCGAGTTACAACGCCCCATCAACTGGGGTCGATGCCGACCATTTGGCAGAAATGGCACGGGCCGAAATGGTCAGACGATTTGGCGATGCAGCCTACACCGACGGATACGAGGTAACACTTACGGTTGACAGCAAACCTCAGCAGGCAGCAACCAGAGCCCTCAGAAAAGGCCTTGAGGAGTACGACCAACGTCACGGCTTCCGCGGCCCGGTCGGTCAGGTGGACGAGGACGCCCTGGAGCCAGACAATCTTGGCAACCTGATGGCGAGCTACCCGATGGTTGGAAATCTCGTCCCCGCCGTTGTCACTAACGTAAGAGACGATGACAACGAGGTTGACGTTTATGCCAGACAACTGGGCGAGTCTGTCATGACACTCAGCACCATGACCTGGGCCAAGCGATACAAGACCGAAGATCTCACCGGGCCTGAGCCTGAGAAACCCTCTGACGTCGTGACTTCGGGTGACATTGTCTATGTGAAGCCCATGGTGATTGTGACACCCGAGCAACCAGCCGGAAACGGTGAGGTGGATTCGAGGGAAGACACGGACCAGCCCGCCGGAGAGATCCCGGAGGTAAAGCGCGTGGCACTTTCCCAGATCCCCATGGTAGAGGGCGCCCTGATATCACTTGACGCAAAAACCGGAGCCATTGAAGCGCTTGCCGGTGGGTACAGCTTCAGCCAGAACAAATTCAACCGTGCAACCTCTGCTCAACGACAACCGGGCTCCACATTCAAGCCGTTCCTTTACCTGAGCGCCCTTGAACAGGGCATGACTCCGGCAACTATCTATAACGATGCACCTATTGTCTTTGACGACTCTGAACTGGAAACTGCGTGGCGCCCCCAAAACTCTTCAGGGCAGTTTTACGGCCCTACCCGGCTAAGGGAAGCTCTGTATCGCTCCAGAAATCTGGTATCTGTCCGCTTGCTACAGGACCTGGGTATACAGAATACAATCGACTATCTGGAGCAGCTCGGAATCCCTACCGAAGACATGCAGAAGGACCTTTCACTTGCGCTGGGTAGCGGCCTATTGACACCCATGGACCTTGCCAGGGGTTTTGCTGTGATCGCCAACGGTGGCTACGACGTGGAGCCCTACTTCATCCGTAGCATTTCAGATATCAATGACGAAAAAATCTTTGAGGCGCCGGAAGTCATACTCTGCGATAAAAACTGTGCACAGAAAAAAGAGGATTTCGTGGAAGAGGATGCCAAAGCCCGCATATCCAGGAGACTGGCCGATGAACGCTCAGTTTACATCCTGCACTCAATGATGCGGGACGTTATCAGGCTGGGAACAGGCAGACGGGCCTTGGCCCTGGGAAGGGACGACATCAGCGGCAAAACCGGCACCACCAACGAACAGCGCGACACCTGGTTTGGCGGCTTCAATCACGACATCGCAACCACGGTGTGGGTCGGATTTGATCAGCCACAACCTCTCGGCCGCCGTGAATTCGGTGCCAGTACAGCTCTGCCAATCTGGCTCGATTATATGAAGGTGGCTCTCGAGGGGGAACCACCTTCACTGATGTCCAGACCCAACGGGATCGTGAACATCCGCATCGACCCGGAAACCGGCAAGCGCGCACGCCCCGGGCAGGAAGGTGCAATGTTTGAACTGTTCAAGGAAGAAGATGCACCACCTGCACTCGATCCGCAGGACGAGTCATCCAGCGGCAGTGATAACGGCGAGGATGGTGGCCTGTCCAGACAGATTTTCTGA
- the pilQ gene encoding type IV pilus secretin PilQ: MFRKLNVYVSVIAFGLLSGLANAVTLEDVSFSSLSGDRIEVTLRFDGQPPEPSGYTIERPARIAVDLRDTSSGLASRNISLGSGNAQSMTVVETKDRTRLIFNLAELVPYQTARNQNSLIVTIGSEGGAIGSTAAVSSPSSVGSGASSSSSGNGLAGVDFRRGKDGEGQVIVDLGSASTPVDLSELGGRIRLTMDGTNVPDNLRRRLDVTDFATPVTRIDTFTEDGNAVVEIRPEGNYDYIAYQSGSRFTVSVEKLTEEEAESRREEKFPYTGDKLSLNFQDIEVRSVLQLIADFTGLNLVASDTVSGSITLRLQNVPWDQALDLILKTKGLDKRQIGNVLLVAPADEIAAREKLELETTKQIAELAPVRLDIIQVNYAKAADVVSLIEADEELISSRGFVSSDARTNTISVRETSEKLDEIRRLVSTWDVPVRQVSIEARIVRAQTNVAENLGVRWGGAAYDVRGDGSVISVGGSQGAVGEARDAANGGNNTITFPGALAVDLGVSGQGASSFALGWGSDDFLVDLELSALESDGQAEVVSQPRVVTADRQTAKIKSGEEIPYQEASSSGATSVSFKEAALSLEVTPQITPDDKIIMDLVVNQDSRGEVTGGIPSINTNEVTTQVLVGNGETVVLGGIFQSEVATTTTKTPFLGDIPYLGRLFKRTEHIDERSELLIFITPKIIKSDLIQ, from the coding sequence ATGTTCAGAAAACTCAATGTATACGTCAGCGTGATTGCTTTTGGGTTGTTGTCCGGCCTGGCCAATGCGGTCACGCTGGAAGACGTGTCGTTTTCGTCGCTGTCCGGAGACCGGATTGAAGTGACGCTGAGATTTGATGGCCAGCCGCCGGAACCGAGCGGTTACACCATCGAGCGACCGGCAAGGATAGCTGTGGATCTTCGGGACACCAGCAGTGGGCTCGCCAGTCGCAATATCTCGCTTGGCTCTGGTAATGCCCAGAGCATGACGGTGGTCGAAACCAAGGATCGTACACGCCTGATTTTCAACCTTGCGGAACTGGTGCCTTATCAAACGGCCCGTAACCAGAACAGTCTGATTGTGACTATCGGTAGTGAAGGTGGTGCAATTGGCTCCACTGCAGCGGTCTCTTCACCATCGTCCGTGGGATCGGGTGCGTCGTCCTCTTCGTCCGGCAACGGGCTTGCGGGCGTGGATTTCCGCAGAGGCAAGGACGGCGAAGGCCAGGTGATTGTTGATCTGGGCAGCGCCAGTACGCCGGTTGACCTTTCCGAGCTGGGTGGTCGAATCCGTTTGACCATGGATGGCACCAATGTGCCTGACAATCTACGCCGCCGGCTTGATGTGACCGATTTTGCAACGCCGGTCACCCGTATCGACACCTTCACTGAAGATGGCAACGCAGTTGTAGAAATTCGCCCCGAGGGTAACTACGACTATATCGCTTACCAGTCCGGTTCCCGGTTTACGGTCAGCGTGGAAAAGCTGACCGAAGAAGAGGCCGAATCCCGCCGTGAAGAAAAATTCCCGTACACCGGCGATAAGCTCTCTTTGAACTTCCAGGATATCGAGGTGCGTTCGGTGCTGCAGCTGATTGCTGATTTTACCGGCCTGAATCTTGTGGCCAGTGATACGGTCAGTGGCAGCATTACCCTGCGCCTGCAGAATGTGCCCTGGGACCAGGCGCTGGATCTGATTCTGAAAACCAAGGGTCTGGACAAGCGCCAGATCGGCAATGTGCTTCTGGTGGCGCCCGCTGACGAGATTGCGGCCCGTGAAAAACTGGAGCTTGAAACGACCAAACAGATCGCTGAGCTGGCGCCGGTTCGTCTGGATATCATTCAGGTCAACTACGCCAAGGCCGCAGACGTTGTTTCCCTCATTGAAGCGGACGAGGAGTTGATCTCCTCCCGTGGCTTTGTTTCCTCGGATGCACGTACCAACACCATCAGCGTTCGCGAAACTTCGGAAAAGCTTGACGAAATCCGCCGTCTTGTTTCGACTTGGGATGTGCCGGTTCGTCAGGTTTCAATTGAAGCGCGAATTGTGCGGGCTCAGACGAATGTCGCTGAAAATTTGGGTGTTCGCTGGGGCGGCGCCGCCTATGATGTCAGAGGGGACGGTAGTGTGATTTCCGTGGGTGGCTCTCAGGGTGCAGTTGGTGAGGCCCGTGATGCTGCCAATGGTGGAAACAACACAATTACCTTCCCGGGTGCGCTGGCTGTGGACCTTGGTGTGAGTGGCCAAGGCGCATCCTCCTTTGCGCTTGGCTGGGGCAGTGACGACTTCCTTGTGGATCTGGAACTCTCTGCGCTGGAAAGTGATGGCCAGGCCGAAGTGGTTTCCCAGCCGCGCGTGGTAACCGCTGACCGCCAGACAGCCAAGATCAAGTCCGGTGAAGAAATCCCCTATCAGGAAGCCTCTTCCAGCGGTGCGACCTCGGTATCTTTCAAGGAAGCAGCGCTGTCCCTTGAAGTAACTCCGCAGATAACGCCGGATGACAAGATTATCATGGACCTGGTGGTCAATCAGGATTCTCGGGGTGAGGTGACAGGCGGTATTCCGTCAATAAACACCAACGAAGTGACTACTCAGGTTCTCGTAGGCAACGGCGAGACAGTGGTTCTGGGCGGTATCTTCCAGTCAGAGGTAGCCACCACTACCACGAAAACACCGTTCCTGGGTGATATTCCCTACCTGGGTCGCCTGTTCAAGCGCACCGAGCATATCGATGAGCGGAGCGAACTACTGATCTTCATCACACCGAAGATCATCAAGAGTGACCTGATTCAGTAA
- a CDS encoding pilus assembly protein PilP codes for MARQHAAKAWLGICLVSFLTACSQGNGFSDLDKFMADTRAKPRGHVEPLPEFKAYEAFSYSAADRRAPFEPPIDVQLTMVDQKPESDIEPDLDRPREVLENFDLKALSMVGTLSDTSGSLFALIRDNEGGIHRVRSGNYMGQNYGRIIGVNETRVELIEIVPNGRGGWVERPRSLSLDENEG; via the coding sequence ATGGCGAGACAGCATGCGGCAAAGGCCTGGCTGGGTATTTGTCTGGTATCGTTCCTGACGGCGTGTTCCCAGGGTAATGGCTTTTCCGATCTGGACAAGTTTATGGCAGATACGCGGGCCAAGCCCCGTGGACACGTGGAGCCTTTGCCTGAGTTCAAGGCATACGAGGCCTTCAGTTATTCGGCCGCGGATCGGAGGGCACCCTTTGAGCCGCCGATTGATGTTCAGCTCACCATGGTTGATCAGAAGCCGGAGAGCGATATCGAGCCGGATCTGGATAGGCCTAGAGAGGTCCTCGAAAACTTCGATCTGAAGGCGCTCAGCATGGTGGGAACCCTGAGTGATACCTCCGGAAGTCTGTTTGCACTGATCAGGGATAACGAAGGTGGTATCCACAGGGTGCGTAGCGGCAACTACATGGGTCAGAACTATGGACGGATTATCGGTGTTAATGAAACCCGGGTTGAACTGATCGAGATCGTTCCCAACGGCCGGGGCGGATGGGTCGAGCGTCCACGCTCGCTGTCGCTGGATGAAAATGAAGGCTAA